A DNA window from Arachis duranensis cultivar V14167 chromosome 3, aradu.V14167.gnm2.J7QH, whole genome shotgun sequence contains the following coding sequences:
- the LOC107478695 gene encoding uncharacterized protein LOC107478695, which produces MKNQNRSWMYDRTYDQRRGLKPSFIKGVNEFVDVCTRTHEFLKGGLVRCPCARCQSGTFKQLVDIKIDLYTHGFKPNYWVWIEHGEEIPTENQIRIEEDIESSSELDGVTWEENFDRYHEMVVDALQLEFHMYMQPTVEEPNRDAKRFYDLLDSVSKPLWENCIHSRLSLASRMLSIKSEGNQSQGSFDQWATLFREMQTTPNEIPANYYEAKKIVFQLGFKEVKIDCCVNGCMIYYKEEKDLRQCKFCGEQRFKPRKEKNKEVPYKRIHYLPLIPRLQRLYASMSTAPHMLWHHQNRRNDDVMTHPSHGEAWKHFDTKHPHFASEPRNVRLGLCSDGFSPNVHFSTPYSCWPVIVTPYNLPPHMCMKDPFLFLTCIIPGKENPKAKSDVYLQPLIDELKELWDEGVLTYDIHSKS; this is translated from the coding sequence atGAAAAACCAGAACCGAAGCTGGATGTATGATAGAACGTATGATCAGAGGCGGGGTCTTAAACCCAGTTTTATTAAAGGGGTAAATGAATTTGTGGATGTGTGTACTAGAACTCATGAATTTCTCAAAGGAGGTTTAGTTAGGTGTCCATGTGCCAGATGTCAAAGTGGGACGTTTAAACAGTTGGTCGACATTAAGATTGATCTATATACTCATGGGTTTAAACCTAATTATTGGGTTTGGATAGAGCATGGAGAAGAGATACCCACAGAGAATCAGATTAGGATAGAAGAAGATATTGAAAGTAGCTCTGAATTAGATGGTGTTACATGGGAAGAAAATTTTGATCGTTATCATGAGATGGTTGTTGATGCTTTGCAACTTGAGTTTCACATGTACATGCAACCAACAGTGGAGGAACCAAATCGAGATGCTAAAAGATTTTATGACCTCTTAGATTCAGTTAGTAAACCCTTGTGGGAAAATTGTATCCATTCACGATTGTCACTTGCTAGTAGGATGCTGAGTATAAAATCAGAGGGAAACCAATCCCAGGGATCTTTTGACCAGTGGGCAACTTTGTTTAGAGAAATGCAAACAACTCCAAATGAAATTCCTGCGAATTACTATGAAGCTAAGAAAATTGTTTTCCAACTTGGGTTTAAGGAGGTTAAGATAGATTGTTGTGTCAATGGTTGTATGATATATTACAAAGAGGAAAAAGATCTTAGACAATGTAAATTTTGTGGGGAGCAGAGATTTAAGCCTaggaaggaaaaaaataaagaggtgCCATATAAAAGAATACATTATTTGCCATTGATTCCAAGGCTACAAAGGTTGTATGCATCAATGAGTACTGCCCCTCATATGTTGTGGCATCACCAAAATCGCAGAAATGACGACGTGATGACACATCCTTCCCATGGTGAAGCATGGAAACATTTTGATACCAAGCATCCTCATTTTGCAAGCGAACCGCGTAATGTTAGACTTGGACTTTGTTCTGATGGGTTTTCTCCTAATGTTCATTTTAGCACACCGTACTCTTGTTGGCCTGTTATAGTTACCCCTTATAACCTTCCACCTCATATGTGTATGAAAGACCCTTTTTTGTTCCTAACGTGCATCATACCCGGAAAAGAAAATCCCAAAGCAAAAAGTGATGTTTATCTTCAACCATTGATAGATGAACTTAAAGAGTTATGGGATGAAGGCGTCCTAACATACGACATTCATAGCAAGAGTTAG